The proteins below come from a single Rhizobium sp. BT04 genomic window:
- a CDS encoding 1-acyl-sn-glycerol-3-phosphate acyltransferase, translated as MIAWLRITLAAIVILAVSIVLMPLQVLALHFDWRLRRRLPRVWHRIVCYCLGIRVRVTGRLEERRPLMLCSNHSSWLDIMVMSSVADVAFIAKIEVSDWPIFGTLAKLQKSVFVVREEKRKTGHQANEIAGRMADGEIVVLFPEGTTSDGNRLLEVKSSLFGAAAMAVPYSPTGTVVVQPVAIAYTKVHGIAMGRYHRPLAAWPGDIELLPHLLDIVRCGAIDAEVSFGEAVDYRTDTNRKEVSATIASRIRKLLNSRLRGREIF; from the coding sequence TTGATCGCCTGGCTGCGCATCACGTTGGCTGCGATCGTCATCCTTGCCGTCAGCATCGTGCTCATGCCGCTGCAGGTGCTGGCGCTCCATTTCGACTGGCGGCTGCGCCGCAGGCTGCCACGCGTCTGGCACCGTATCGTCTGCTATTGTCTCGGCATCCGCGTTCGCGTCACCGGCAGGCTGGAAGAGCGCCGGCCGCTGATGCTCTGTTCCAACCATTCGTCCTGGCTCGATATCATGGTGATGTCGTCGGTTGCCGACGTCGCCTTCATCGCCAAGATCGAGGTCAGCGACTGGCCGATTTTCGGCACGCTCGCCAAGCTGCAGAAGAGCGTCTTCGTCGTGCGCGAGGAGAAGCGCAAGACCGGTCACCAGGCAAACGAGATCGCCGGGCGCATGGCCGACGGCGAGATCGTCGTGCTTTTCCCGGAAGGCACGACCTCGGACGGCAACCGGCTGCTGGAGGTCAAGTCGTCGCTGTTCGGCGCCGCCGCCATGGCGGTGCCTTATTCGCCGACCGGAACCGTCGTGGTGCAGCCGGTGGCGATTGCCTATACCAAGGTGCACGGCATCGCCATGGGGCGCTATCACCGGCCGCTCGCCGCCTGGCCGGGCGATATCGAGCTGCTGCCGCACCTGCTCGACATCGTACGCTGCGGCGCGATCGACGCCGAGGTGTCCTTCGGCGAGGCGGTGGATTACCGCACTGACACCAACCGCAAGGAGGTGAGCGCGACGATCGCCTCGCGTATCCGCAAGCTGCTGAACAGCCGCCTGCGCGGGCGGGAAATCTTCTAG
- a CDS encoding Fur family transcriptional regulator, with translation MSDVAKTLEELCTERGMRMTEQRRVIARILEDSEDHPDVEELYRRSVKVDAKISISTVYRTVKLFEDAGIIARHDFRDGRSRYETVPEEHHDHLIDLKTGTVIEFRSPEIEALQERIAREHGFRLVDHRLELYGVPLKKEDL, from the coding sequence ATGTCTGATGTAGCCAAGACCCTTGAGGAGCTTTGCACCGAACGCGGCATGCGCATGACCGAGCAGCGCCGCGTGATCGCGCGCATCCTGGAAGACTCGGAAGACCATCCCGACGTCGAAGAACTCTACCGCCGCTCGGTGAAGGTCGATGCGAAGATTTCGATTTCGACCGTCTACCGCACCGTGAAACTGTTCGAGGATGCCGGCATCATCGCCCGCCACGACTTCCGCGACGGACGCTCGCGCTACGAAACGGTGCCGGAAGAGCATCACGACCACCTGATCGACCTGAAGACCGGCACCGTCATCGAATTCCGCTCGCCGGAGATCGAGGCACTGCAGGAGCGCATCGCCCGCGAGCACGGCTTCCGGCTGGTCGACCACCGGCTGGAGCTCTACGGCGTTCCGCTGAAGAAGGAAGATCTCTGA